TATTTGGTTGAACGATACGGGAGAAGACCAACGCTTATTTGGCCATTTTTAATATGTTCGCTCTCTTTAATTACATTGGGATTAGGGTCAGCCTCTGGAGCGAATATGTCATTCATTTGGATCGTCGTTCTCTTTATCATTTATGGAACGCTTAATACGGGAATGGGAATACATCAGTGGATTTATCCAAACGAACTTTTCCCAACGCATATTCGAGGAACGGCCATGGGCTTTTCTACAGGGATAACTCGTATTACTTCTGCCATTGGCACACTTTTCTTTCCTGCGTTTTTAGCAAATTATGGAGTATCAGCTACGTTTTATGCTTGTGGTGCAATGTATTTCATAGGATTTTTAGTTGCTCTATTCATGGCTCCAGAAACAAAGAATATGAGCTTATCGCAAGCTAGTTCCATGAATAAAAGTAGTGGTGATCCGCAGAATAAGAGCTTTATACAGAAGAAAACGATGAATTAGAAAGCAAGAACTTTTGAGAAACAGCAAAAACAAGATTTAGAGAAAAGGATTCGTTTGTAAGGAAAAGGGTGAATAGAAGGGGAAAAGGGCAGGCACCACTGATGTATTGAATTTCTAGAGAGGGTGTGACCCAGACAGTAGCGAAATGACTGATTGGTGTCATTCCCTTTATGTAAAAAACTTAACATCTAACATTCTATCTATTTCTTACATAATAGGATTTAGCACAAGAAGTTCTCTCCTATTATATGCAATTTTCCAAACAAGATAAAGTAATGCTAAATGGGGAAAAAGGAAGAGAAAAACAAATCGGCACGAAAACCCTTACCGGGGAGAAGAGATCGAGGAACCATTTATATATAGGTGGCTCTATCTATACAGGAGTTCTAGGTTTGAAATTGAAAAGCTTGTTAAATATGGTGCCAAGGTGTCCGTTCCCACTACAAAAATGTAATAGACAAGGTTTTTAAGAGGCTTTTACTACACAAATAGCCAATAGTTTCTAACTCTTTCATCAGAGATACAAAATCATTAATGAGGAGGAGTCTGTAGATGGGATCACAAAGCAAACAAAAAGTTGGGATCTATTTTTTAATGTTACTTGTTCCTTTATTTTGGGGAGGTGCATTTGGCGCCGCTAAACATGTGATTACCGAAATTACACCTATTACAGCAGCAACTTTACAATTTGGGCCTGCGGGTTTGATTTTATTACTAATAGTAACTATAAGATCTCAATGGAAGATAGAGGTTTTAAAAAAACAATGGTTCGGCTTATTAATGATGGCTCTTACTGGTATTTTGGGATATAACGCTTTTTTCTTTGTCGCTCTAGGCTACACTTCTGCTATAAACGGATCATTGATTATGGCAACTACACCCGTTTTTGTAACATTTGGAGCCGTATTATTTTTAAATGAAACTTGGAATGGGCGTCTAGGGTTTGGACTATTATTATCTCTTATTGGTGTTTTTCTTGTCATAATCAAAGGATCATTAGAGACGTTGGTTTCACTAACGTTTAACGCAGGAGATCTTTTGTTTGTCGCAGGCTTGATATGTTGGGTGATTCACGGTCTAATTGGAAAAGTTGTTATGAAAGAATCTTCCCCTCTTTTTACTACAACAATTACGATGCTGTTGGGTTCATTTTTTTTTGCAATTTGGTCTCTTTTCGAAGGGGGATGGGGAAAGGTTCCTAACATGTCTGAGCAATCCTGGATTGAGATGCTGTTCTTGATTGTGTGTTCATCCGTCGTTGCCTTTCTCCTTTGGAATAAAGGTATTCATCAAATCGGAGCTAGTAAGTCAAGTTTGTATATGAACCTAGTGCCTATCAATGCAACATGGATTGCCTTGCTCTTTTATGGTGCAGTGATTACTTGGCAACAAATAGTCGGCATGTCAATGGTTATTATCGGCGTTTATGTTGCAACCATAAGCCATAAGATTAGTTTCATTCATGTAAAAAAGAAAAGAGTGAATAACACAATTACTTAGTAGAATATTCTCCACATAGCATAGGTTCTCGTATATTGGATTTTGTTTAGTGTGATTGAAGAAACCTCCCATCAATGCTTCTTTACACCACAGCACGTGCATCTGTAACTGTTTTTAAGACGCCTTTTTAAAGAATCTCTAATGAAATGCTAGGTTCTGCATTCATAATTATTTTATTAGCTTGGATACATGCAGTCCTTATAACAACATATACCTCTTAAGTAGCTTTATTATTCAACGCGATATCAATATATTAATATGAGAAGTTAGTGTACAACCGAATCTGAGGTGAATGATATGGAAAAACTGTCGAATTTAAGAGTTTACATCATTACAATAGCTGGTGCAACATGTTGGGGACTTATTGGTTTATTTATTGCTCCATTGTATGCTCGGGGCTTCACAGCCTGGGACGTAGTTGCCATTCGAGGTATTTTTACGTTTGTTATCCTATTTCTGCTTATGGTTGTATTTTATCGGGATCAGTTACGTACAAGGTTAATAGATCATGTTTTTTTCGCTGGAGCGGGAATCTTTAGTATTGCCTTATTTAACTTTTTTTACTTTGAAGTTTTTTCTCAATCGAGTTTATCCCTTGCGGTAACACTCTTATATACAGGTCCATTGTTTGTAACAATTTTATCTCGCCTCTTTTTTAAAGAGCCCTTGACCATTCGTAAAGGCTGGGCACTTGTTCTTGCTGTCACAGGTTGTGCGTTTGTCGTAGGTCTACTGCCATTTGGCCAAGGAAGTATACCTATGAAGACATTGGTGATGGGGATTCTATCTGGATTTTGTTATGCTTTGTATAGCATTTTCAGTAAACCTATCACAAAGCGGTA
This sequence is a window from Priestia filamentosa. Protein-coding genes within it:
- a CDS encoding DMT family transporter is translated as MGSQSKQKVGIYFLMLLVPLFWGGAFGAAKHVITEITPITAATLQFGPAGLILLLIVTIRSQWKIEVLKKQWFGLLMMALTGILGYNAFFFVALGYTSAINGSLIMATTPVFVTFGAVLFLNETWNGRLGFGLLLSLIGVFLVIIKGSLETLVSLTFNAGDLLFVAGLICWVIHGLIGKVVMKESSPLFTTTITMLLGSFFFAIWSLFEGGWGKVPNMSEQSWIEMLFLIVCSSVVAFLLWNKGIHQIGASKSSLYMNLVPINATWIALLFYGAVITWQQIVGMSMVIIGVYVATISHKISFIHVKKKRVNNTIT
- a CDS encoding DMT family transporter → MEKLSNLRVYIITIAGATCWGLIGLFIAPLYARGFTAWDVVAIRGIFTFVILFLLMVVFYRDQLRTRLIDHVFFAGAGIFSIALFNFFYFEVFSQSSLSLAVTLLYTGPLFVTILSRLFFKEPLTIRKGWALVLAVTGCAFVVGLLPFGQGSIPMKTLVMGILSGFCYALYSIFSKPITKRYSALTITTYTFFYTSIFMLLTSDIIRKTDQFQSADVWVAALLLALVATVAGFAFYTSGLKHLEASKASILATIEPIIAVLTGVLFLGEQLGGWQVLGIALVLYSAILVTQGRSKAKKAIDISHPN